The Lytechinus pictus isolate F3 Inbred chromosome 10, Lp3.0, whole genome shotgun sequence genome includes a window with the following:
- the LOC129269870 gene encoding leucine carboxyl methyltransferase 1-like, with the protein MSDEAVQSTNDDAAMCKRFAVQQGYWKDPYIQLLVKSGQRRAPEINRGYYARTQGMQTLLVQFLQLTKKSCQVINLGAGFDSLFWRLKDEDLLPDLYVEVDFRPVTSRKCQNVRTRQKLIQNVQETCEGKSVVIEEAQLHSPKYHILWGDLRNVEELENKLSKEAGIDFSKPTFFMTECVLVYLHHEKSNSLLRWINSKFPQAYFANYEQVNMADKFGIVMAENLKTRGCTLEGVAPCKDLDTQKSRFTTAGWQGSDAVDMQTVYASLPRNDVYRIERLEFLDETELLDQLLSHYCICWAWNDHSNIGLSSIKFGD; encoded by the exons ATGTCAGATGAGGCTGTTCAATCTACAAACGATGATGCTGCAATGTGTAAAAG GTTTGCTGTGCAGCAAGGATACTGGAAAGATCCATACATCCAGCTTCTTGTCAAGAGTGGTCAGAGAAGAGCACCAGAGATAAATAGAG GATACTATGCAAGGACTCAAGGCATGCAAACCCTCCTGGTTCAGTTCCTTCAGCTTACTAAGAAGTCCTGTCAGGTCATCAACCTGGGTGCTGGCTTTGATTCACTCTTCTGGAGACTCAAG GATGAAGACTTGCTTCCTGATCTCTATGTAGAGGTGGACTTTAGACCAGTGACAAGTAGGAAATGTCAGAATGTGAGAACACGCCAAAAACTGATACAGAATGTTCAAGAAACCTGCGAAGGCAAGAGCGTTGTAATCG AGGAAGCTCAACTCCATTCACCCAAGTATCACATTTTGTGGGGAGATTTAAGAAATGTCGAGGAGCTAGAGAATAAACTCAGCAAAGAAGCCGGTATTGATTTCAG CAAGCCCACATTCTTTATGACCGAGTGCGTCCTGGTATACCTCCACCATGAGAAATCCAACTCGCTCCTCAGATGGATCAACAGCAAGTTTCCTCAGGCTTATTTTGCTAACTATGAGCAGGTGAACATGGCGGATAAGTTTGGTATAGTGATGGCTGAAAACCTCAAGACAAGGGGGTGTACTCTAGAAGGGGTTGCACCTTGTAAAGATCTTGATACACAG AAAAGTCGCTTCACCACAGCCGGGTGGCAAGGTTCTGATGCAGTTGACATGCAGACTGTTTATGCTAGTCTACCCCGCAACGATGTCTATCGCATAGAAAGATTAGAATTCCTTGATGAGACAGAACTCCTTGATCAACTACTCAGTCACTATTGCATATGCTGGGCATGGAACGATCACAGCAATATAG GACTGTCATCTATAAAGTTTGGAGACTGA